Proteins encoded within one genomic window of Xylophilus sp. GOD-11R:
- a CDS encoding peptidylprolyl isomerase, giving the protein MIPNPSLIQRAAREPLVHFLLLGAVIFGVDHVLESGRENPQTIVVSAATQKEARDIFKAGMQREPSASDMKKLLDRWTDNEVFYREGLALGLDRGDTTIRERVIFKSLSVTQSGIVLPKIDEPGLKAWFEQRHARYDAPARYDFLEAVVVGDSTPQSIQAFVQALNTDAATETQSDLRSFKGRPRGNLVESYGPDFAKALDAAPLNQWQVVPSSTGQRVVRLEALKPPIEARFDPIKEAVYQDWRDDTMAELTTQAVRDMGRKYTVRIEGEDAK; this is encoded by the coding sequence ATGATTCCAAACCCTTCTTTGATCCAACGGGCCGCGCGTGAGCCGCTCGTGCATTTCCTGCTGCTCGGCGCGGTCATCTTCGGCGTCGACCACGTACTCGAATCCGGCCGCGAGAACCCGCAGACCATCGTCGTGAGCGCCGCCACGCAGAAGGAAGCGCGCGACATCTTCAAGGCCGGCATGCAGCGCGAGCCCTCGGCCAGCGACATGAAGAAGCTGCTCGACCGCTGGACCGACAACGAGGTCTTCTACCGCGAGGGCCTGGCCCTGGGCCTGGACCGGGGCGACACCACCATCCGCGAGCGGGTGATCTTCAAGTCGCTCAGCGTGACGCAGTCCGGCATCGTGCTGCCCAAGATCGACGAGCCCGGCCTCAAGGCCTGGTTCGAGCAGCGCCACGCCCGCTACGACGCGCCCGCGCGTTACGACTTCCTGGAAGCCGTGGTGGTCGGCGACAGCACGCCGCAGTCGATCCAGGCTTTCGTGCAGGCGCTCAACACCGACGCCGCCACCGAAACCCAGAGCGACCTGCGCAGCTTCAAGGGCCGCCCGCGCGGCAACCTGGTGGAGAGCTACGGCCCGGACTTCGCCAAGGCCCTGGACGCGGCGCCGCTGAACCAGTGGCAGGTGGTGCCCAGCAGCACCGGCCAGCGCGTGGTGCGGCTCGAAGCGCTCAAGCCGCCGATCGAAGCGCGGTTCGACCCGATCAAGGAAGCCGTCTACCAGGACTGGCGCGACGACACCATGGCCGAGCTCACCACCCAGGCGGTGCGTGACATGGGCAGGAAGTACACCGTGCGCATCGAAGGCGAGGACGCCAAATGA
- a CDS encoding spermidine synthase encodes MQAASAPGATAPGVQHPPAGFALPAGRQAAGLVPALCVMLLSGAAGLGWQVVWTAQFGAGLGHEIVAVLAVLAAFFGGLALGAWGLGRTVAASRWPGRWYAGCEAVLLGWGLALSFCMPALVDAGARLIGAEPSPAWHWTVAFVLPFVLLLPAAAAMGATLPALEAQLRAAHSRLGALYAVNTLGAVIGLLAAVFVALPAWGLQRTAWLCAIANGLCALVAWWQWRDRPVAAVGMSRPATPGARLSALLLATGLLGIGYEVLAVRMLSQVTENTVYSYALLLAMYLLGTAGGAALYQRWTARADAADDDRVRDTLLRALAAAVLLSGAALRWADAIAAWPLAAWGPGRAAALAGEALAAVAAMAAPTLVMGALFTHLCLQAQRRGWPLGRALAVNTAGAALAPAAIGVWLLPVAGAHAVIGLLVLGYLLLQSPARWRRADALVLALGSVLLAVMAAPLRFVDVPAGGQVRSYRDGVMAAVSVVADEDGVSRLRINNRAQEGSSASGLVEWRLAQLPLLLHPAPHRALLLGVGTGFTASAAAQQQDLQVDAVELLPEVLSATALFADSPQAPRPVRPVRQLAADARRFVQAEGAGYDVVVADLFHPARSGAGSLYTVEQFRAVRDRLAPGGLFCQWLAIHQMDLDTLRSITAAFRQVFPNAIAVLASNSLDTPVIGLIALPGDGRIDLEALNERMARAHTTPTLAKGLQTAHLEDDWAVAGSAIAGPATLRRFVGDAVANTDDRPVVNHRAPWATYAPESTPRERLMTLVSKLRPDPQELLHRPDSADAQRLSAYWQVRERYLAFGTTVRPDGDPARMLDRVQAPLLAMVGQSPEFRPACDPLIAIGRALHASEPQRVLQLRATLDHLQARCLRTR; translated from the coding sequence ATGCAAGCTGCATCCGCACCGGGCGCGACGGCGCCCGGTGTCCAACATCCGCCGGCAGGGTTCGCCCTGCCGGCGGGTCGACAAGCAGCCGGCCTCGTGCCGGCCTTGTGCGTCATGCTGCTCTCCGGCGCTGCCGGCCTCGGCTGGCAGGTGGTGTGGACGGCGCAGTTCGGTGCCGGCCTGGGCCACGAGATCGTCGCCGTGCTGGCGGTACTGGCCGCTTTCTTCGGCGGCCTCGCGCTGGGCGCCTGGGGGCTCGGCCGCACGGTTGCTGCCAGCCGCTGGCCCGGTCGCTGGTATGCCGGCTGCGAAGCCGTGCTGCTGGGCTGGGGCCTGGCCTTGAGTTTCTGCATGCCCGCGCTGGTCGATGCCGGTGCGCGGCTCATCGGTGCCGAGCCGTCGCCGGCCTGGCACTGGACGGTCGCCTTCGTGCTGCCCTTCGTGCTGCTGCTGCCCGCTGCTGCTGCCATGGGCGCGACCCTGCCGGCGCTCGAAGCGCAGCTGCGCGCGGCGCACAGCCGGCTCGGTGCGCTGTATGCCGTCAATACGCTCGGTGCCGTCATCGGCCTGCTGGCCGCGGTATTCGTCGCGCTGCCGGCCTGGGGCCTGCAGCGCACCGCGTGGCTGTGCGCCATCGCCAACGGCCTGTGCGCCCTGGTCGCTTGGTGGCAGTGGCGCGACCGGCCGGTGGCGGCGGTCGGCATGTCCCGGCCGGCGACGCCCGGCGCTCGACTGTCCGCGCTGCTGCTGGCCACCGGCCTGCTCGGCATAGGCTACGAAGTGCTCGCGGTGCGGATGCTGAGCCAGGTCACCGAGAACACGGTCTACAGCTACGCCTTGCTGCTGGCCATGTACCTGCTGGGCACCGCCGGCGGCGCCGCGCTGTACCAGCGCTGGACGGCGCGCGCCGATGCGGCCGACGACGACCGCGTGCGCGACACCCTGCTGCGCGCCTTGGCGGCGGCCGTGCTGCTGTCCGGTGCCGCGCTGCGCTGGGCCGACGCCATCGCCGCCTGGCCGCTCGCCGCCTGGGGACCGGGCCGGGCGGCGGCCCTGGCCGGCGAAGCGCTGGCGGCCGTCGCTGCCATGGCCGCGCCCACGCTGGTGATGGGCGCGCTGTTCACCCACCTTTGCCTGCAGGCGCAGCGGCGCGGCTGGCCGCTCGGCCGGGCGTTGGCGGTGAACACCGCCGGCGCGGCGCTGGCGCCGGCCGCCATCGGCGTGTGGCTGCTGCCGGTGGCGGGCGCCCATGCGGTCATCGGCCTGCTGGTGCTGGGCTACCTGTTGCTGCAGTCGCCCGCGCGCTGGCGCCGGGCGGATGCCCTGGTGCTGGCGCTCGGCAGCGTGCTGCTGGCCGTCATGGCCGCGCCGCTGCGTTTCGTCGACGTGCCTGCGGGTGGACAGGTCCGCAGCTACCGCGACGGCGTGATGGCCGCCGTCAGCGTGGTCGCGGACGAAGACGGCGTTTCGCGCCTGCGCATCAACAACCGGGCGCAGGAAGGCAGCAGCGCCAGCGGCCTGGTCGAGTGGCGGCTGGCGCAGCTGCCGCTGCTGCTGCATCCGGCGCCGCACCGCGCCTTGCTGCTCGGTGTCGGTACCGGCTTCACGGCATCGGCCGCCGCGCAGCAGCAGGACCTGCAGGTCGACGCGGTCGAGCTGCTGCCCGAGGTGCTGTCGGCCACCGCGCTCTTCGCCGATTCGCCGCAGGCGCCACGGCCCGTTCGCCCGGTCCGCCAGCTGGCCGCCGACGCACGCCGCTTCGTGCAGGCCGAGGGCGCGGGCTACGACGTGGTGGTCGCCGACCTGTTCCACCCGGCCCGCAGCGGCGCCGGCTCGCTCTACACGGTGGAGCAGTTCCGCGCGGTGCGCGACCGGCTCGCCCCCGGCGGCCTGTTCTGCCAGTGGCTGGCCATCCACCAGATGGACCTCGACACCCTGCGCAGCATCACGGCCGCCTTCCGGCAGGTGTTCCCCAACGCCATTGCCGTGCTGGCGAGCAACAGCCTCGACACGCCGGTCATCGGCCTGATCGCGCTGCCCGGCGACGGCCGCATCGACCTCGAGGCCCTGAACGAGCGCATGGCCCGCGCCCACACCACGCCCACCCTGGCCAAGGGCCTGCAGACCGCCCACCTGGAAGACGACTGGGCTGTGGCCGGCAGTGCCATCGCCGGGCCGGCGACGCTGCGCCGTTTCGTCGGCGACGCGGTGGCCAATACCGACGATCGGCCGGTGGTGAACCACCGCGCGCCCTGGGCCACCTACGCGCCGGAATCGACGCCCCGCGAACGCCTGATGACGCTGGTGTCGAAGCTGCGGCCGGACCCACAGGAGCTGCTGCACCGGCCCGACAGTGCCGACGCCCAACGCCTGTCGGCCTACTGGCAGGTGCGCGAGCGCTACCTCGCCTTCGGCACCACGGTGCGGCCCGACGGGGACCCCGCCCGCATGCTCGACAGGGTGCAGGCGCCGCTGCTGGCCATGGTCGGCCAGAGCCCCGAGTTCCGGCCCGCCTGCGACCCGCTCATCGCCATCGGACGCGCGCTCCACGCCAGCGAGCCGCAGCGCGTGCTGCAACTGCGCGCCACCCTCGACCACCTCCAGGCGCGTTGCCTGCGCACCCGCTAG